The DNA window AAATTCCTGGTCGAACTCGAAGCTGTGCCGCGCCGGATCGTACAGATACACGTCGTAGGAAGCGGCGCCGTGCGCGCCCTCCTTGCCGGTCCACAGCAGCAGGTCGTCGTGGCCGTCGCCGTCGACGTCGGCCAGCACCAGCGACACGCCTTGCGGGAAGCGCTCATCGAGCGGACCGCGGTACAAGGTCTTGGCGCTGTCCAGATACAAGGCGTCCGGCTTGAGGCTCTGGCGCAGACTGCCGTCGCGCCGGCTCAGGCTCAATTCGACGCCTCGGTTGCACAGGCTCAGGGTATCGCTCTGCTCGATGCAGGCGGGCGCGGTAAGGCTCAGGCTCAGGTCGCCGGCCTCGACTTGCAGGGCGCCGGAGGCGTTGAGCTGGGCGGAAACAGAGATCGGCATGGACACTCCTGTGCTCGCCTGGCCGCTCCCCGCCGGCGACGCCGCAGCGGCGGGTGCGGGCGCAGGCGTGCCGCGGTCGGGCGCTTTGCACGCCGCCAGGCCGCAGATCACGAACAGACAGACGGACTGAAATCGTTTCATCGCATGGTGACCGGTCTTGGGGCAAGTGTACGTCATGCGTGCGGCGCGAGCCGTCGATCGCCAATCGGCGCAAAACAACCGGACCCGGCCGCCAGGCGCCAGCCCGGCAGCGGTCCGCCTGCGAGCGAAAATACGGGGTCGGAACGGACAGGCTGTCCGATTCCGACACTCCTCGCCAGTGTACGAACGGCCTCGCGAACGTCACCGCCCGTGCCGCGACGCGGCCCGGGCGTGCGCGAGCCCCCTGCCCGGCCCGGACCGCTCAGGGCATCGCCGGACGCGGCGCCTGCCGCTCGGGCGCGGCCGACACCGGCTGCATCTGCGCGGCATCCTGCTGCAACTGCTGGCTGGTCTGCTGCACCGATTGGGTCGCGGCCTGGGCCTTATCGACGTGGGCACGCAGATGGGCCGGATCGTTCAAGGCGCCCTGCACCGCGAACACGCCGCTGCCGCTGGCATTGGGCACGACATGGTCGATCCGGCTCAGGCCGCCGGCCTTGGCCTCGTAAGCCATCGCCGCCGCCGCGCGCTCGCGGTCCTCGCGATGGGGGTAGCCGGCCTGCGGGCCGAGTTTCTCCAGGCCGTCGAAGGCCTGCTTGTACAACGCATGGTTCGGATGCGCCGGATCCGACAAGAGCGGCCCCTGCGGGCTCGCGTCGTTCCGGCGCTGCGCCGGCGCCGCGTTCTTGATCGCGTTCAAGGTATCGCGGCCGGCCTTGCCGTCGTCGTCCAGACCATGCGCGCGTTGGAAAGCCTCGACGGCCTCCTTGGTGTGCTTGCCGAAATGCCCGTCGGCGGACAAGGGATGGCCCTGCGCGTCGCGGAACCCCAGGCGGTTGAGGTTCTCCTGCAACTCGCGCACCGCCGGCCCGCGCTCGTCGAGCTTGAGCACGCCGTCGGCCATCGCATCGCGGCTCGGCGCGGGACGCGGCGCGGCATCGTGCGAGCGGTTGCCCGGCGCCAGCGATACCGGCGGCACCTCGATGCCGTTGTTCTTCAGCAACGCTTCCTGGTTGGCCAGCTGCACCAGCGAGTCTTTCTCGTTGTTGGCGCGCTTGAGCAGCCCGGGCCACCAGTCCGGCGAGCTTTTGAACAAGGTGTTGTTGTGGGCGATCTTGTAGTCCTGCACCGCCTCGACGATCTGCTTGTCGCTCAGTTCCGACAGCTTGTAGTCCTTGCCGTACGCCTCCTTCATCCCCTTGTCGAAGATGTCGGGGGTCAGGCCGCGGAACTGCACCGAGGTGCTCCACAAGGCATCGTGCACCGCGCGGCCGCGATCGGACAGATCGATGCCGCGCGCCTTCAGCGCCTCGTTCTGCTTGTCGAAATGCGAGCGGCCGATGAAGTCGTGCTGATC is part of the Lysobacter firmicutimachus genome and encodes:
- a CDS encoding FG-GAP repeat protein; protein product: MKRFQSVCLFVICGLAACKAPDRGTPAPAPAAAASPAGSGQASTGVSMPISVSAQLNASGALQVEAGDLSLSLTAPACIEQSDTLSLCNRGVELSLSRRDGSLRQSLKPDALYLDSAKTLYRGPLDERFPQGVSLVLADVDGDGHDDLLLWTGKEGAHGAASYDVYLYDPARHSFEFDQEFSDLTIGSNGLFLVRDGRLVSTSTDGCCLHVVETYAIEGGRPKLVERVTEDSTEGQDRVKVRTEKLVDGEMKEVLHQP
- a CDS encoding peptidoglycan-binding domain-containing protein encodes the protein MADDIEKAKRAINSWHIGQTSSGYESSGKGAGTISTGVGDAGGVSYGEYQLSSKKGTVQEYLEQSRYGDQFKGLTPATPEFNAKWKQLAASDPGFGKDQHDFIGRSHFDKQNEALKARGIDLSDRGRAVHDALWSTSVQFRGLTPDIFDKGMKEAYGKDYKLSELSDKQIVEAVQDYKIAHNNTLFKSSPDWWPGLLKRANNEKDSLVQLANQEALLKNNGIEVPPVSLAPGNRSHDAAPRPAPSRDAMADGVLKLDERGPAVRELQENLNRLGFRDAQGHPLSADGHFGKHTKEAVEAFQRAHGLDDDGKAGRDTLNAIKNAAPAQRRNDASPQGPLLSDPAHPNHALYKQAFDGLEKLGPQAGYPHREDRERAAAAMAYEAKAGGLSRIDHVVPNASGSGVFAVQGALNDPAHLRAHVDKAQAATQSVQQTSQQLQQDAAQMQPVSAAPERQAPRPAMP